The window CGCGCCGTGCTGCTGGGCTGGCAACTCGGCTCGTCAGGCACCAACCCGACCAGATATTTCTCTCCGTGTAGCCGCTCGCCTGCCCGCCCTTACACGCCGAGCTCGTCCGGTGACTTGTTGACCCGGCCTCTTGGCTCGGCCGCTCTTGCGTTCATGCGCGACGAAATTTGTCTGTGTCAACACTCAACACGGCACCGGGGACTGCCGACCAACCGGCGACTTCAACGCTGCCATCTCGTGTTCTGGTTGATCGCGTGATTTGTGTAGCTTGGTGCTAATTGCTGTAACAGCGACAGGCATGTTGTTGTTTAATGCTAGCTCCGTTCCttcgttttccttttctttttcacacAGGAGGAGCTTCTGAGGGATGCAACGATGAGGacacctcttttttttttaatgcaGTGCACAAGCAGCGGCATGATATGTCATGGAGAATCGTAATGGAGTACTGGAAAACTGTACTAGTATGCTTTGCGGGCAATTGGTGACGTATCATGGCATGGCAGCCggcagagagaaaaaaaagaagaacatCTCTGATATCGGATGTTGGTAACATCTGATTCTGAACCACCGCCAGACTCCCCCAAATTCTACTGAACCTTGTTTGTTGTTACTCCACCACTCCGGACATCCTAATTATCACCAATCCTGCTTAGACCGAAATTGGCAGTTGCACGAACCGGAATTAGCACTGTCAATCTCCATGAGATTCGACAGTAATGACTACTAATGAGGATCAGTCATGATTGATTATATTCAATCAATGGTAGCTTACCCCAAGTCGACAATGGGCGATCAAGGGAACACACGACGGCACGCGCTCTCTTTGGTCAGAACGGGACGACGGACGGGAACAGCCGAAcagaagagaggagagagagacgaGGGAATCATTCCACCGAGCGCGAggcagagagaggaggaggggagaaAAATAACTGCGGCTCGAGGCCCCAGAATAGGAGGACCgcttccccctccccccccggcctcgctcctccccaccgctcgtcctcgcccccggcggcgccgccggtgcgCGGCGATCCCGGCCGCCCTTCTCCGCCGCGCCAGATCTGGGGGAACCCCCATGCCCCTCCGGGCCCCGTCCCAGATCCGCCTGACCTAGCCAGGAGCGcgctgcggccgcggccgggggagcctgccgcgcccgtcccgccccgccccgccatgGACGACGTGTCCAGGTACGCGCACAGCCCGgcgcacctcgccgtcgcgcgccgcGACCACGCCGCGCTCAGGAGGCTCGTCACGGGGCTCCCGCGCctgccgcgcgccggcgaggtcgccacCGAGCAGGAGTCCATCGCGGGGGaggccgtcgccgacgccgtctCCGCCGTCATCGACCGCCGCGACGTGCCAAGGAGGGAGACCCCGCTCCACCTCGCCGTGCGCCTCCGCGACCCCGTCGCCGCAGACATCCTCATGTCCGCGGGCGCTGACTGGTCGCTCCAGAACGCCGACGGCTGGTCCGCGCTCCAGGAGGCCGTCTGCACCCGCGAGGAGGCCATCGCCACCATCATCGCGCGCCACTACCAGCCGCTCGCATGGGCCAAATggtgccgccgcctcccgcgcaTCCTCGCCTCCATCAGCCGCATCCGCGACTTCTACATGGAGATCTCCTTCCACTTCGAGTCATCCGTCATTCCATTCATCGGCCGCATCGCCCCGTCAGACACCTACCGCATTTGGAAGCGTGGGGCCGCGCTGCGGGCCGACATGACGCTCGCTGGCTTCGACGGCTTCCGCATCCAGCGCTCAGATCAGACCTTCCTGTTCCTGGGGGATGGTGCGAGGCCTGAGGATGCTGGGGGTAAGGAATTGAACCCGGGTTCTCTCATAGTCCTGGCTCACAAGGATAAGGAGATTACAGATGCGTTGGAGGGAGCAGGTGTGCAGCCAACAGAGTCCGAGGTGGCACATGAGGTGGCATTGATGTCCAAGACCAATATGTACCGTCCTGGAATCGACGTAACGCAGGCGGAGCTCGTGCCGCACTTGAATTGGCGCCGGCAGGAGAGGACGGAATCTGTGGGGCAATGGAAAGCCAAGGTGTATGACATGTTAAATGTCCTAGTGACTGTGAAATCTAGGCGGGTTCCTGGGGCAATGACGGATGAGGAGCTGTTTGCGATGGATGGGGAGGAGAAGAACAGTAGGGGCGCAGAGCTTGATGCTGAGTTAGATGAAGTGTTGACTGCTGAGGAGAGAAAGCAGCTCGATTCTGCGCTTAGGATGGGGAACAACGAAGAGGAATCTGAGGGGAAGGGCGAGGAAGGTGACAGTGGGGCCGATCATATGGATGCGAATGGTGTGGTCAAAGATAAGAAGGGGTGGTTTGGTTGGGGTGGCAAGAAAGGATCCAAGAGCGacgacaagccatccaaggcgGGGAGTAAGGATGAATCGGGTGATCCAGGGAAGCAAAAGGAGAAGGGcagcaggaagaagaagaataccGGTCCATCAGGCGATTCCCTTAAAACTGAAAGCGAGTACAAGAAGGGATTAAGACCAGTGTTGTGGTTGACACCAGATTTCCCTTTGAAGACAGATGAACTGATCCCTCTGCTCGATGTCCTAGCAAATAAAGTGAAGGCTGTCAGGAGGCTTAGGGAACTCCTGACAACCAAGCTTCCTTATACCATCTCGGTTCAAATTTCCAACCAATTGCATCTTGCCGATTATTCGAATCAAATTGCATGGCTGTTATTTTTCAATCTCCTCAAGTGGGCAACCATGGCTCTTTGCTACTCAAGATATTCTGCCATATCTGAATTCAATATCTGTACTGCTGCTAACAACTGTTTGCTTACTGCGTAGTCTTAGACTTCATGCTGGTTGACTGTAACACCATTGTTGGCTGCGTCTGTTGTGCATGTTCTTTGGGTAACTGTTGTGAATAGTACCTTCCATATTTTTGCTACTCATGTTTGTTGCATTATGTTTTTGCTACTCATATTCTTTTTTCCTAGGAtcttttgtttgccaaaaatatAAAGTATTGTTTTGGTAGGAACTGTAAGAAAGTATTATTCATGTTATAGAACGGGCACATCTTGTGTGCCTTCCTGGTAATCAATTATTTGCACTACAAAGGAGAAAGGACACAATCATAAGATGTGGTGTCCACCTCTCGCCTgcttgaaaagaaaaatataatggCACTGGTGCACTATGATCCTTATTACTTTCGTAAGAATCATTGGGGCTAAGTATGAAAAACTTTGCTTTTAAGCTACTAATACAGTTGACCATCATGCCTTTTGGAATAAGTAGAGGTCGACAAGTTTTCACTATTATTGAGATTTATAGTTCTCAACATGTGACATACAACACTACTGTATGCAAATTACTGTGTACAGTACAATATTGAGCCATAGAATCTAGTCTGAGCtatgttctcttcttctttttcatcTGTTTATCACATCGTTGCTATTTTGTTAATCAACTTTAAATCCTTTAAAAATAGCTAGTGGTTGGCTGCTCCCACCATCTCAGTTCAATAATCTTGCAGATTCCAGAAGCGGCCAAAAAGATATCTAGTTCCTGTTGGTGTTTTCAAAACTTTCTTCTTGCACTGCCCTATCACCCACCCGATTTGTCTCTTCCTCCATTCAAGTCTTGATTAGCTGGGTCCTACACCAAACCACCAGAAAACTGATTCCCACTGCTCTTTACTGACCTTAGAGCTCAAAAGGTAGTTGATGGTACATCCTACATTGACATTCCTAACCACTCTCCTGATAAATGGTACTGCATTTGCTATCTTATTATCCAGGCTTAGCTAGGAACACTGCTTTATTCCTAGCCTGTACTTATGAAAtgtgatttatttatttattgcgATTCATGCTGCTCTCTTAAGCATTTTGGTGTAGAGCCAACTAGCCAAGTTATATATCCCACTTGCCCCTCTTGCACTGTTTTGGGCCTTTCTGTTTCATGATAGCTTTCAGAACAGGCTACTAAATCAATTGGCCCATTTTTTATTTGGCATACCCGAACTTTATTTTGGTATGTGAAATGACAGTTTAGTATACGACTCACGGTTGATCGAATTAAGGACGGATTGCATGATCTCGCAATGTTCACGCTGTAAATTCCATGGTGCTCTCATGAATAGCTCTTCTTGCACGATATTTTTCTTCGAGGGCTTTCTGAGTGGTATTTTCTTCCGATTGTCACAGAAGAGAATGTCCACGGACGATAGACACTTCATGCTTTAATGTCTATTTTGGCATTGTGATATCTGACCTCCTGTAGCATCTTATTTCAGATTGCAATCCCTATTGTTCCAACGATACGCGTCATTGTGACGTTCACGAAGTTTGAAGAACTACAGCCTTTAGATGAGTTTGCCACACCACCTTCAAGTCCGACGCAGTTCCAGGATGCGAAGGCCAAAGAATCAGAAGGATCAGGCTCATGGTATTCGTGGGTAAAAGGTGGCCGAGGTACGCAGTCCAGTGACAGCGGTGATAGCAGAAACTGGAAAGATGAGGTCGATCCATTCCACATACCTTCTGACTACACCTGGGTTGATGCCACTGAGAAGAAGCGGAGGATGAAGGCAAAGAAAGCCAAGAGCAGGCGGGGAACAGCCCGAAAACAGTCATCAAAAAACACTTCAGAAGGAGGAGGCCACCGCCCCATGATGGATGGCTTCGAGGAGTAAAGCACGTTTTCACCAGCATAGTAAGTTGCATTCTTAAGATGTTAGTTGATGGCAGCTGCACGCCCGAGGCAGATTGTTGCTGTGCCTGGAGGCGTGGCAATGGGATTGGAGTCTAATCTCCTTGATAACGTACAGGATGGCTTATACCCTGCTAATCTGTAATTCAGTCAGTGCTATTTTTGTCCCCCTCCGTTTTTCATCTTGCTGGATGTATGTTTGATGATATGGCCCTGTTGTTGTTGAAAAATGTGTTTGAGGGGGGCTGTAGCGTCCCCCTCCCCCCTGTTGTATGGATTACAAATATGCAGCGATTTTCTCGCAAAGAGGAAGCTCAATGCACATGCTTGTTTGTTCCGCCTCttttgctgctgttgattgCTTCCATAACAATATCCATTCTTCTTGTTTCAAAGGGAAATCTTGGAGAGACGTTTTGCTGATTTGGTCATAACTAGCACTAGATCACTGTATTACACTGCCTTCTCCAAGCCGACTACAATCTTTAGTGGGTTGTTACGGCTAAGCAGATCCTGTGCTGTTGTCCCGTTGACAACGATCCCAGGGATGTGGAACATATAACGGTTAAGAGGTCAAGATCGGTTGTGCACACGATGATTGATTGATGATGATGGACACCCTGGGATCTTGGTTTATAAATTTGTCACTGCACTCTATCCACACCCCTGcatctcttttctattttttgcaattaaAGGAGATGCGCACACACGACCAGGGTTTCCCTTACCGGTGGGGACCGGACCGCTTActggtccggttccggtttgggccggtaccaaaccggcccaaatttaaaattcaaatttaaattcaaaaaaataaaaaattcctaaaaatacttcaaggtgcgacgaatctaatggtgtcaaattttctcaaaaattcattcgtttaacatactttttaggcatttaaagttaaaacaaaaaagaaaaagaaaaaaatgagacggcccattaaggcccacttgataaaacggtctaaccggccggtaaaccggtctaaccggccggtataccggtccaaactggttacacatgcgattttaaatttggatttgaattcaaaccggtcaaaccggccggtaaaccggtctaaccgaccggtataccggtacgaaccggttgaactgagttttttgaattcaaatttgaatttgaccagtTTCTacctgtcggtaccccaggactggggtaccccctcttgctgtgtctaggcaaggatcttatagttatccttaactacacccaaacagccggacccctgcggtccggaaccctgttctcccagcagcggcctgGGCCGTTCCTCAgctgggaaaggtccggagacaccacgtgtcccggaaaaggcaggaactcgtgcgcaagcagtcgggactccggacctccccgaggagaccggacccccgcagggtcccggaccccacatggggtcccggaccccctgtataataaccggacccctcgctaagggaagagatcgacgccccgcgtcggggtggtccggggccgccacgtgtctgcaagacatagccgtttgggtttccataccaacgttcacccaccattgcatttattgcagtaggtgaacgtctgcattgatatgacagaagctgaggcgtttcattgaccaggggatactattgatcgcgtattaccaaggcagtggagccgctggcgccgcccatactgcgtctaccagatggacacgacggctcagcttcgcccattatgacgctacataatggcctcagcaggccacaccgcaagctacgctactccaacgggcgcctagttgacgggacaagaaaagacccccctgagtcaggagagcagcagtaaagattcgctaccactgtagccacagtcacgttgggcccacctgtcggggcatcaacgccctatgtatccgctcccccttgatctataaaagggggggggggggggggcgccgctagaaaacctcaggctgagcaagagccaaggccagcagaggataggttcatacacaaccaagaacaatacatctcccagtggacgtagggtattacgctccggcggcccgaaccactctaaatcgtgtgttcttgagtccttgtctcagcgtagatccagccccatcgcctagtacttccccgagtactccctcacggggaataggcgggtgcgttccgccacccggctgtgggtacccctagaatccccacaacactaccggtaaccggtcaaaccggtccgatttaccggaaccggagtgCTCCGGTTTGGGGTTACCGGTTGGGGAAAAAACCATGCACACGACACCTCAAGCACTTGCAAGAGGGTTCTCTCTTTTTATTCGATCGATCTATACACAAAGTATCGGCATCGATTCTGAAGCTTTTCTCTTCGTCCATATCCTCCTCACTTGTGGTCATTTGTGTGCCTTCCTTTTCTTTGTTCCATCCCTTTATTATTAAattcattttatttatttgaATCTCCGGAAATTTATGCCATTTTAAGCGcccaaatatttttttgtataCTACATCTTATAACATCAACAATTTGTGCAAAATGAAGGCCAAATGAAACTGATCAATCAGCGGGTCAAATTCTCTTGTGTCTACTGACTACTAAAATAAAGTTGTCTCTATGTATCTTCCACGTGGGCCTACCACGCGAACTGCAGGGCGCTGGCACCACGGGCCCACAAAAAAGCTCCCGCCCGAACGAATTCGAAATTTGAAACGCCCCTTCCCCAAATCTCAAATCAGTCGACCATTCCCAAATCCAAATCAGAGCGACCTTTCCCCTTGTCTCGTCTCATCGaatcccccaaaccctagccctgcATCGCCACCCCGCCATGTCATCCCGCCTCaaggaccgcggcggcggcggcggcaaggcctcggccacggccacggcctcgCGCCCGCTCACCCCGAAGCCGTTCTCCATCTCTTCGTCCGCCCGGCGCACGACCGCGGCCGCCGCTGGCAAGGAGAACTCAGCGTCCAAGCCGGTCAAGCCCACCTCCGCCGTGCGGTGGTCTACGTCGTCTCTCCCGCGGGCCAGTAGGATCCAGAGCTCGGTGGAGTCCTCCAAGCTCGTCTCCACCCTCAGGGCTTCCGTGCTGCCGGGGCGGGCTTCCATCGGGAAGGACCCCGTGGCGGACGCGGGCTTACGGCGGAGCGTGAGTGGTGGGATCAGGTCTTCTTCTGTAGAGAAAGGGAGGAGGTCGGTAAGTGTTGTTGGATCTAGGGCTTCCGAGGCTAGGAGAGGGAGTGGTGGTGTTGGCAGTGATGACATTGGCAAAAGACGGGAGGGGTTTGATGCTAAGGGCAAGGGCTTGGATGGGATCGGCAGGAAAAGGGATGACCTTGATGCCAAAGTGAAGCAAACTGGTGAGATTGACAGGAAAAGGGAGAGCTTTGATGCAAAGGCCAAGCAGATCGGTGGGAAAAGGGACAGCTTTTGTGTGAATGTGTCGAAGCAATGTGATGAGATCAAGGCGAAAACAGAGATCACTGGTGTTAATATGAAGAAGCAAAGTGAAGAGATAGTTgggagaagagaggactttGATACGAAGGCAAAGGCAGGTGAAGAAATCACTAGGAAGAAAGAGGGGCTCAATATGAAATTGGTGAAGGAGATGCATGCCAAAAAATCTAATTCGGGTGAAGCTTCATCCAATGCTGCAGATTTTTGTCCTGCCCAGAAGGATGATGAGGAAGGCAATGGTTCTGTCATCCCAGTGTTCACTGTCCGTGTGGTGGACTCAATTGATGTTCCTGGCACAATGAGGGAGCAGCAAAAGAATAATGAGGAGTGTATGAAGCAGGAAGAAAAGGGCAAATTGGCAGACAAGATTAGAGTTTTTGAGAGAGCAGCTGCAGGTGGGGAGGAAAGGTCAGTTAAACCTGTGTTTGGTGTTAACAAGTACCCAAGCAAGCTTCATGAGAAACTAGCAGCGCTGGAAGGGAGGGTTCAGAAGATTGCTACCGATATCAAGAAAACCAAAGAAATGCTTGATGAGAACAACCCAGACGAGCCAAAGCAGATCCTGTCAAATATTCAGAAGGAAATCACTGCCATTGAGAAGGCGATTTCTCATGTCAAGGATGATAATAAGATACAGCTAGGTACTGCAGGTAGCAGTGAATGTGAGAGTTCCCATGCTGAAAGCGCTGCCAAATGTACTGTTGTGAAGCCAAGTGACCTGAAGCATGCTGGAAAAGGGTTGAATACTGATGAACTGGAGGCAAGGTTCTTTCCGCATCACAAATTGTTGAGGGATCGTAAATCTTCAACTTCTGCGCACCAGGAGTCATCTGCGGATGCAAAGAAGGTTTGCCCTGGAAAAACAGGACCTTCTGCCCCTGCCACTGATGTTGATGAGAATAGTATAACCATGGAGTTTCTTGCTTCTTTAGACGGTGAAGAAAATGACTTCTTCAAGGACCGCCGCGCtaagaaaatggaaaagaacATGATATGTGAAGTAGCAGATGCTACCAGCAAGACATCGAGCCAAGGTAGCTCAAAGAATCCAGTTGGTCCCAATCATAAGGAGGAAATTGAATTGCTTGCTTCAGAGAAGCTAGAAGAGTTTGATGAGCAAGAAAACAAGCCCTCCATGATGGTTCAGGAGGAAACAGAGGAGTCTTCCAATGACCAGCTATCAGGTATAGGAAACAAGTCTTCAACTGGCGGATGGTTTGTTTCGGAGGGGGAAGCTGTTCTTCTTGCTCATGGTGATGGCACATGCTCCTATTATGATATTGCAAACCATGAGGTATTTGGTTGTTTACTGCTTTTGTTTGttctgttttatttttatgtacaTTATTTAGGTAACCTGAGTGCTAACTGCATTTATCTGTATTTATGGTGCAGTTCAAATCTGAGTACAAGCCTCCCAGCATGGTATCAAATAATATGTGGGGCGATTGCTGGTTGATTCGCGCCCCAGGTGTAGATGGATGTTCTGGTAGATATGTTGTTGCTGCATCAGCTGGCAATGCACTGGAGCCTGGGTTTTGCAGCTGGGATTACTATACCAGAGAAGTAAAAGCATTTCATATTGATGAGGAGGCTTCTCATGCGCTGGCTCCACCACCCAGGGCTGTTCTTGGGCCTCTCTCTAATTTAGGTTCATCGAGATCTAGCTCTGCATTGTCAAATGGAGAAACACAGCAATGGTGGTACAAACCTTGTGGACCTCTCCTGCTTTCTACTGCTAGCAAGCAGAAGATAGTCACAGCTTACGATATCCGTGATGGTGATGTAGTGATGAAATGGGAAGTTAGCAATCCAGTGATGGGAATGGAATACTCCAGCCCACTGCAATGGCGTAGCAGGGGGAAGGTAGTAATTGCTGGGAGCGAGTCAATAGGGTTGTGGGATGTGAATTCGCTTAATCCACAACCCTTGTTGTCTGTTGCTTCTTCCAATAAGAAAGTGTACTGCCTTCATGTGAATAACACAGATGCTGAGGTTGGCGGCGGAGTGCGTCAAAGGTAAATTCTTACATCACATGCATGCAATTGTGAAATGTTCCAGTATTAGTCGTATTCAAGATCCTGCCAAGTTTACCTACTCTTATGCTATTGAaaccaaataaaatatttttctgTTTCTTTGGTAAATAACAGCAGCAAATACCTTGTCCTGCTGTTGATGAATTATCTGAAAGAGATCTGTGAAAATCTCCTGACATATGCATTGGTCAAATCATTTAAGACCGGCTTGtggtttgtttttgcagggttaGTTCGTCTGAGGTGGAAGGAAATGATGGTGTTTTTAGTACACAGGAAAGTGTTAATGTATTTGATTTTCGGGTACCTGCTGGCATTGGTCTTAAAATAGCAAGACATGGCGGTACAGCAAACTCAATCTTCTCACGTGGAGATTCAGTATTTATTGGTAGCACAGAAGGACGACTGCAAATAAAAGGGGGGTTGAGATCACGAGTTCAGCAATACTCGTTGAGAAAGGGGAAGCTTGTTGCAACGTATGAGTTACCAGAATTCAATGCTCATTTCCATCACTCTGCGATAACTCAAGTATGGGGAAACTCGAACCTTGTCTTGGCTGCATGTGGTATGGGGCTGTTTGCCTTTGACACATATAAGGAAGACATGCAGCCAACTTACAGCTTTGACCGAGGAAACACAATTGGAGTGAGAGAAACTATTGGCCCTGATGATTTGTACTGTCCTACATttgattactcatcatcaagggTTCTTCTTGTCTCAAGAGACCGTCCAGCACACTGGAGGTACATGTCGTAGCTATCTAtttatcatttatttgtgttcAGTGTGGGTCTTGTAATATATGTACTTTATTTATGGTTCACTTCTGGTGTCACCTGCCTGCTGTGTCAAGCATCTTGCTTTCACAGTTTCACTGTACTAGCAATATTATCTAGTTTTTACCCCTGTGATTGTTTTCACTCTGCTGTGCCTTCATTTTATCATTTGCCTTGCATGTTTTTATGTGCTTCCTGGGCACTCAGTTGTAACTTGCATTTACAGAATCATTGTTCAAATTATGCTTGACGCCCAGGAGTTTACAATTCGATACATACATAGCTTAATGATTGACAAAGTTAAGATCTTGTTAGTCGATTAACACAGGACACTATTCAATCGACCAATAAGGAATCGGCCCTATCTTTCTTGATCACAATGCCTCATGTTTCTAGCCCTGACACTCTCATTACAATGCATCGTCTGAGCTTATTCCATCTTAAATCCGCAACGTCTTGGTCTTGTGCAGTTATGCTCTCAGATTACTTTATTATCCCTCAGACACCAGTTCTTGGAGCTCT is drawn from Panicum virgatum strain AP13 chromosome 1N, P.virgatum_v5, whole genome shotgun sequence and contains these coding sequences:
- the LOC120657564 gene encoding ankyrin repeat domain-containing protein 13A-like; the protein is MDDVSRYAHSPAHLAVARRDHAALRRLVTGLPRLPRAGEVATEQESIAGEAVADAVSAVIDRRDVPRRETPLHLAVRLRDPVAADILMSAGADWSLQNADGWSALQEAVCTREEAIATIIARHYQPLAWAKWCRRLPRILASISRIRDFYMEISFHFESSVIPFIGRIAPSDTYRIWKRGAALRADMTLAGFDGFRIQRSDQTFLFLGDGARPEDAGGKELNPGSLIVLAHKDKEITDALEGAGVQPTESEVAHEVALMSKTNMYRPGIDVTQAELVPHLNWRRQERTESVGQWKAKVYDMLNVLVTVKSRRVPGAMTDEELFAMDGEEKNSRGAELDAELDEVLTAEERKQLDSALRMGNNEEESEGKGEEGDSGADHMDANGVVKDKKGWFGWGGKKGSKSDDKPSKAGSKDESGDPGKQKEKGSRKKKNTGPSGDSLKTESEYKKGLRPVLWLTPDFPLKTDELIPLLDVLANKVKAVRRLRELLTTKLPYTISIAIPIVPTIRVIVTFTKFEELQPLDEFATPPSSPTQFQDAKAKESEGSGSWYSWVKGGRGTQSSDSGDSRNWKDEVDPFHIPSDYTWVDATEKKRRMKAKKAKSRRGTARKQSSKNTSEGGGHRPMMDGFEE
- the LOC120657565 gene encoding KIN14B-interacting protein At4g14310-like yields the protein MSSRLKDRGGGGGKASATATASRPLTPKPFSISSSARRTTAAAAGKENSASKPVKPTSAVRWSTSSLPRASRIQSSVESSKLVSTLRASVLPGRASIGKDPVADAGLRRSVSGGIRSSSVEKGRRSVSVVGSRASEARRGSGGVGSDDIGKRREGFDAKGKGLDGIGRKRDDLDAKVKQTGEIDRKRESFDAKAKQIGGKRDSFCVNVSKQCDEIKAKTEITGVNMKKQSEEIVGRREDFDTKAKAGEEITRKKEGLNMKLVKEMHAKKSNSGEASSNAADFCPAQKDDEEGNGSVIPVFTVRVVDSIDVPGTMREQQKNNEECMKQEEKGKLADKIRVFERAAAGGEERSVKPVFGVNKYPSKLHEKLAALEGRVQKIATDIKKTKEMLDENNPDEPKQILSNIQKEITAIEKAISHVKDDNKIQLGTAGSSECESSHAESAAKCTVVKPSDLKHAGKGLNTDELEARFFPHHKLLRDRKSSTSAHQESSADAKKVCPGKTGPSAPATDVDENSITMEFLASLDGEENDFFKDRRAKKMEKNMICEVADATSKTSSQGSSKNPVGPNHKEEIELLASEKLEEFDEQENKPSMMVQEETEESSNDQLSGIGNKSSTGGWFVSEGEAVLLAHGDGTCSYYDIANHEFKSEYKPPSMVSNNMWGDCWLIRAPGVDGCSGRYVVAASAGNALEPGFCSWDYYTREVKAFHIDEEASHALAPPPRAVLGPLSNLGSSRSSSALSNGETQQWWYKPCGPLLLSTASKQKIVTAYDIRDGDVVMKWEVSNPVMGMEYSSPLQWRSRGKVVIAGSESIGLWDVNSLNPQPLLSVASSNKKVYCLHVNNTDAEVGGGVRQRVSSSEVEGNDGVFSTQESVNVFDFRVPAGIGLKIARHGGTANSIFSRGDSVFIGSTEGRLQIKGGLRSRVQQYSLRKGKLVATYELPEFNAHFHHSAITQVWGNSNLVLAACGMGLFAFDTYKEDMQPTYSFDRGNTIGVRETIGPDDLYCPTFDYSSSRVLLVSRDRPAHWRYMS